One Dehalococcoidia bacterium DNA segment encodes these proteins:
- a CDS encoding methylated-DNA--[protein]-cysteine S-methyltransferase — protein sequence MPLWYDLFPTAWGWVAGVVSEGGVRALSLPRPTPAEAWAQVLPWAEGAQPNASALAVVRERIQAYLQGHPVALEDIPVDSEGAPPFFRRVWEMCRSIPRGQVRTYKWLAEAVGHPRAVRGVGQAMARNRVPLVVPCHRVVGSDGGLHGYAGGVGMKARLLALEGMKWSGQ from the coding sequence ATGCCCCTATGGTATGACCTGTTCCCGACGGCGTGGGGATGGGTGGCGGGGGTGGTGTCCGAGGGGGGCGTGCGGGCGCTGTCGTTGCCCCGGCCGACGCCGGCGGAGGCGTGGGCGCAGGTGCTCCCCTGGGCAGAGGGAGCCCAGCCCAATGCCTCCGCCCTGGCGGTGGTGCGGGAGCGCATCCAGGCTTACTTACAGGGGCATCCCGTGGCGCTGGAGGACATCCCTGTGGATAGCGAGGGTGCACCGCCCTTTTTCCGACGGGTGTGGGAGATGTGTCGGAGCATTCCGCGGGGGCAGGTGCGCACCTATAAGTGGCTGGCGGAGGCGGTGGGACACCCGCGGGCGGTGCGTGGGGTAGGGCAAGCTATGGCGCGCAACCGGGTGCCGCTGGTGGTGCCGTGCCACCGAGTGGTGGGGAGCGACGGGGGCCTGCACGGGTACGCCGGGGGCGTGGGGATGAAGGCGCGCCTGCTGGCGCTGGAGGGGATGAAGTGGTCGGGTCAGTAA